In Rhodococcus qingshengii JCM 15477, the sequence GGAAGATTCAACTCCGCCGGCGACGCGCACGAGTGGCTGGCGCATCCGATGCTGACCCCGCCAACCTGGTCTTGGCAGGCGATGATCGAACTGGTTGTACCGCTGGCGATCACAGTCGTCGTCGTGCAGAACGGCCAAGGAATCGCAGTCCTCCGCGCAGCGGGTCATCAACCGCCGATCGGGGCAGCAACGGTTGCCTGCGGTGTGTTCTCTCTCGTGAACGCGGCGGTGGGTTGTGTCTCGACGTGCCTTACCGGGCCGACGAACGCATTGCTCACGGCGTCGGGAGAGCGGACACGCCAATACACCGCCGGAATCTTCTGCGGCTTACTCGCCGTCGTCTTCGGACTGTTCGCCCAGACTTTCGTCGCGATGATGTTGGGAACTCCGACGGCATTCATCGTCACTCTGGGTGGTCTGGCCATGCTCAAGGCCTTACAGGGAGCCTTCGTGACCGCATTCGGCGGGAAATTCACCTTCGGCGCTTTGATCGCGTTCCTCGTGACGATCTCCGACATCGAACTACTCAATATCGGAGCCGCTTTCTGGGGACTCGTCTTCGGGGTCATCGCCTCGCGCATGCTCGAACGAGCCGACTACACCTGACATGCGAATATTCGCATACTCGACTTTGACAATCATTTACATTAAGCAGTAGATCTATACCCATGCACCTCAACACCCGCATGTCGCGGCGCCTCACCCTTGCCACATCAGTAGGCCTCTCACTCGCCCTCGTTACGGGTTGCTCGTCCGACAACAAGGACTCCGCCCAGTCCGAAACCACGACCACGACGTCGGCCGCACCAACCGAACAGGCCTCGGCAACACCACGTCTCGCCGTGTCGTACGACGGCGGCGTCCTGGTGCTGGATGCAACTTCCCTCGACGTGGTCGGCGAGACCGAGATCGACGGCTTCACCCGACTCAACCCGGCCGGCGACGGTCGCCACGTCATGATCTCTGCCGGCGAAGCATTCAAGGTGCTCGACACCGGCACGTGGTCTTCGGCTCACGGTGATCATTCTCATTACTACACAGCCGATCCCGCGATGTCCGAGGTCGAGTTCGCAGCCAACGAGCCCGGACACGTCGTACGCCATGCCGGAAAAACCGTTCTCTTCAACGACGGCTCGGGACTCGTCGAGATCTTCGATCCGGCGCAGTTGGCAAAACGCCAACCCCGCGTCGAGACGTACACCACGCCAGAACCCCATCACGGCGTTGCGGTCGCACTTGCCGACGGCAGCCTGTTGACGACCATCGGAAATTCGGAGTCCCGCAACGGCATTGCCATCCTCGATGCCGACCGCAAGGAAATCCTGCGCAACGAACAGTGCCCCGGTGTCCACGGCGAAGCAGTCGCTGCCGGCGAAGCCATCGTGCTGGGCTGCCAGGACGGGTTGCTCGTGTACAAGAACGGAGCGATCACCAAGGTCCAGAGTCCGGATGCATACGGCCGCATCGGAAATCAGGCAGGCTCAGAGGAGTCGGACATCGTCCTGGGTGACTACAAGACTGACAAGGACGCCGAACTCGAACGTCCGCAACGGGTCTCGCTGACCAACACGACCACGTCCGAACTCAAGCTCGTCGACCTCGGCACCAGCTACACCTTCCGCTCACTCGGCCGCGGACCACACGGAGAGGCACTGGTGCTCGGCACCGACGGCGCCATCCACGTCATCGACCCGAACACCGGCGTCGTCACCAAGAAGATCGCCGTCATAGACGCATGGACCGAGCCCACCAAATGGCAAGAGCCCAGGCCCGCGCTCTTCGTAGAAGATCACACCGCTTACGTCACCGACCCAGCGTCGAAGAAGCTGATCGCAGTCGACCTCGAGGACGGCAGCATCCTGACCGAGACCACTCTCGATCACGCCCCCAACGAATTGACCGGTGTCACCGGCTGATTCCCACCCTCGCTTCGGCCCCCATCTCACACCGAGATGGGGGCCGAAGCCGTTCTCGTCCTTCGCCTACTGACCAGGGAATCTCGATACCCAGGCAATCCTCGAGGTGCTACGAGGCGCACCTCAGAGAATCGAAGCCGTTGTCGCCAGCTCTGCTGGAGCTGAGCGATGAGCAGGACCACGATTGACCGCGGCACAAGTCAGCATGGAATAACTCCGTGTGGAGGTTCGTTGGAGATGGTGTCGGTGTTCGGTTCTTTGCCCCGGGTACCACCCCAGAATTGCCATTTCGAGTGGCCACTTGCCGAGAGGCGCAAGACGGGCACCGACGCGCTGGAGCCGCTGGACACCTGCAGGTGTCCGGCGGCTTCGTCGTGTCCGGGGTCGGACCTCGGTCCGTGACGGTCGAGGTCCACGATGTCGACCGCCGAATCTGCAATAACCGAAAACGCGTGGTTTTCCTACCGGAGGGTGGACACTCGATCATGCGCCAAAGCAGCTATGACCGTCCCTCTGCCGACAGGGCACTCCGATGGCTACTGCTGACATGGGGCCTCGGCAACTCTGTGGTGTGGTGGATCCACCTTTCACGGCGAGGCAGTCGCGCAGTCGAGACGTCACCGATACAGCCGGGCCCGTTCGGGGAGGCCAACTGGCTCGATATGGGAGGTTTCCTCGCATACTCCTCGGCCGCAACCTTGTTGATCATCGCGATTTGGTACGTCGCGGCCCGCAGGTGATCCGCACCGATAGAGTCCATGACATGGACGCCCTTTCACAGTCCGAACGGGAGAATTCGCTAGAGACCGACCGACTGCTTCTGCGACCGTTCCGTGTGCCCGATGCCGTTGTCTTGCGGGAGCTCTGGGGTGAGCGCGATCCTCGTGTCCCACCGCATCGTCGGATCGATTCCGATGGTCGACCCTCCATCGGAGACATCGAGGACCAGATTCGCAGTCGCTCACACCAACCCGGTCTACTGGCGGTGGAGCGTAAAGGATCCCATGACGTCATCGGCTACTGCGGCCTGATCGAGACTGAGCACGGACCTGACGGAGAGCCTGAACTGGCATTCGAATTTCTCCGTAGGGCATGGTGTCAGGGATATGCGACTGAGGCCTCATGGGCGGTAATCCAATGGGCGCAGGCATCAGGCTATCGACGTCTGTGGGCCACGGTCCGTGACTGGAACGGCGCTTCTCGCCGTGTGCTGGAAAAACTCGTATTCGTGGCGACCGACCATGCGGAGCCTCACGAAATCCACGGGGACCTGCTGTTCACGACAAAGGCACTGTGACTGCCTCGGCGACACAGGACTCGATGCCGCAATGACGAAGGTGCTGCGACGCGGTGACTCGGAACGCGCGCCGCAGCACGGGGAGTAGCTAGGCCGGGTTTTCGCCGGCAGCGACGTCGAGGATCCACGTCACCCCGAACGCATCGGTGAGCATGCCGAAACCGGGGCTCCACGCCGCGGCGGCAAGACCCTCGATGATCGATGCACCAGCAGAGAGTTTGGCCCAGTAGTTCTGCACCTCTTCGAGGGTTTCACCGCGAACCGAGACGAAGAACGGTTGGTCAGTGATCGTGGTGCCGTTCTCGCGGTGTGTCGAGCCTGCGTTGCCGGCCGAGCCGCCCGACTGTCCAGGGATGTCGTATGCCATCACACAGAAGCCGTCCTCTGTCTCCACCTGGCCGAACACGACGTTCTCAGCGCCGGGCACCTCCTTGGGCATCCCGAAGTCGCCGTAGGTTGCGATCGTGACCTGGCCACCGAAGACGGACTGGTAGAACTCCAGAGCCTCGCGGGCGTCTCCGCGGAAGTTGAGGTGGGTCGTTGTCTTGATGCTCATGTCTGCTCCTGGTACGAACGTCGCTCGGGTTTTCCCTGACAACGTCGACTCTCACAGCCGTATAGGACTGTTTTCGTCCTAGACTCGTCGTAGTCTCACCGCATGGCGACCACCACTCGACTCTTGAATCTGCTGTCCCTCTTGCAGACGAGACGCGACTGGCCGGGCGCTCTACTCGCCGAGCGGCTCGACATCAGCCATCGCACTGTCCGCCGCGATATCGACCGGCTCAGGGAGATGGGTTACCGCATTGCGGCGACCATGGGCCCGGACGGCGGATACCGACTCGACGCCGGCAGCGAGCTGCCACCCCTGCTGTTCGACGACGATCAGGTCATCGCACTGGCAGTTGCGCTGCAGGCGGCGACGCTGACCGGCGTCGGTATCGAAGAGGATGCGGTTCGAGCGTTGACCACTGTGCGGCAAGTGATGCCGTCGCGTCTGCGCCATCGCCTCGACGCGCTCACGTTCACCACGATTTCGGCCGGTTCCGGCGACGCAGACTCCGTGTCCCCAGAGGTGCTCGTAGCGATTTCCGCTGCAGTCCGCGCTCGCGAGGTGTTCCGCTTCGATTACTCGAACGACCACTCAACCGACAACAGCGAAATAACACCCCCGCGCCGAGTGGAGCCGCATCATCTGGTGACCTCCAAGCGTCGCTGGTACCTCGTCGCGTGGGATCTCGCGCGAGACGACTGGCGAATCTTCCGCGCCGATCGCATCACCCCACGCACCCCGAACGGTCCCCGGTTCACGCCGAAGGAAATCCCCGGCGGCGACGTCAGCGAATACGTGTCCGCGCGCTTCAAAGGATCGGAACATATCAACAATTGGCCGTGCCACGGCAAGGTCGTTCTCCATCGACCAGCCAGTTATGTTCTTCCCTTTGTCGGGGACGGCATCGTCGAAGACCTTGGCCCCGAGCAGTGCAGTCTCGAAGCCGGATCATGGTCTTGGACGGCGCTGGCAGCCTCCTTCAACCGATTCGACACCGACATCGATGTCGTCGGCCCGCCAGAACTTACCCACGCTTTCGCGCAACTCGCCGCCCGCAACGCCGCGACTGCTGAGAGTTAGTCAGTCGTCTCGAATGAGATCCAGGTCTCCAACGCAACCGTGCGCCCGCGGGTTCGTGATAGCTTTCAAGTCCTCAGAGGACCTGAGGACTTGAAGACCTGAACGAAGGGATGCCCAAGGAGATGAAGAAGGGGCAAGTTGCATTTCTCACCGGCACACACGTCGTGAACGATCTGTACCAGGGGGCTGTGCCTGCGCTGTTGCCGTTCATGATGCTCGAACGCGGATATTCCTATTCCGCGGTCGCCGGAATCACGCTCGCCGCGACCGGACTATCCAGTGTCGTGCAACCTGCATTCGGCATGCTGGTCGATCGAAAGAGCCGAAACTGGCTGGTACCCACAGGTTTTGTGACGGCCGCAGCAGGCATTGTCGTGGCAGCGATGAGCACCACCTACATCGTCACTTGGCTGGCAATTGCCGTGGCCGGCATCGGCATCGCCGCATACCATCCTCCCGCCACAAATTTGGCACGCGCGGCTGGAGGTCATTCACAGAAAGCCATGAGCGTGTTCTCCGTGGGCGGTACGTTGGGCGCCTCGCTGGCGCCACCGTTTGTCACGCTCGTGGTTGGCTCACTCGGTTTGTCCGGCGGCTATCTACTCGCAGTTCCTGCAGTGGTGGCGGCTATTTGGTGGATGGTCGCCCAGTCGCGATCGGCCAACACGGGTGCGGCCGAGTCAGCCCAGTCGTTGAGTGCGCAACTGGCAGCGAACGGTCCCGTGTCAGACGATTGGCGCTCGTTCACGCGACTCGTGCTGGTAACGGTCTGTTGGTCAATTCCGTACGTGACCACACTGTCGTTGGTCTCACCGTTCGTGCTCAACGCACTGAACGGATCGTCCTCGAGCGCTGCAATCGTGTTGTCCTCCTTCACATTGGCAGGAGCGGCCGGAACGCTACTGGGTGGAGTCCTCGCGGACCGTCGTGGTCGACGCGCATCCATCCGACTCGGCTACCTGCTTGCGGTACCTTCACTGGCGCTGCTCGCTGCCGCTCCGAACGTTGCAGTTGCCGAATTGGGAATCGTCTGTCTCGGATTTGCTATGTTCCTGCCCTTCGCGCCACAGGTGACATTGGCGCAGGACTACCTACCGAATCGCCCCGGCACAGCAAGTGGGGTGACGCTCGGACTCGCGATGTCCGTGGGAGGCATCGCATCTCCACTGTTCGGCTACCTGGCAGATCACTTCGGACCGCGCATGGCGATCGGGGCGACAACTGCAGTGCTGTTCGTCGGCGCCGTCATCGCATTCACCTTGCGCGATCGACGCCTCGACCCGGAAGACGAGACGGAGCGCGAACTGGACGTCATCGCCCTTCGATAAACCATAAGACGGCCCCGTAGTCTGAAGATTCATCGGAGGACATGAAGTATTACTCGGTGAGCCGCTCCATTGCGGTTCACCGAGTCAGTCAGGAGCAGTCACATGGCAGTGCGCCAGATCAAGCAGCAGTCGCTGGTACAGAAAGCCGCGGACGAACTTGCGCGCCTCATCGGCGACGGCGAGTGGCCGGTCGGGACCAAAATCCCGAACGAACAGGATCTGAGCACACTCCTCGGAGTCGGGCGTTCGACCGGCAGAGAGGCCGTTCGCGCACTGATTGCGTCGGGCCAGCTCTACTCGCATCAAGGGTCCGGCACCTACGTCATGTCCTCGACACCGGTCACAGAACTCGAGCGAGAACTCAAACGCTCGGACCGCCGCGAAGTCTACGAAGTACGCAGACTCCTGGAAGTGGAAGCGGGCCGCCTGGCTGCCATGCGCCGAACTTCGGCCGACGTCGATCTGTTACAGGCAGCACTCGAAGCCCGTGAAAATGCCTCGACACCAACAGAATTTGTCGACGCTGACATGGAACTACATCGCGCCGTGGTGAATGCTGCGCACAACAGCGTGTTGTCGATGGTGTTCGATTCATTCATCGAAACGCTCTGCAACTCGGCCCTGGACGTGATCACCGACGTCGCGGCGCGAGACCCCGAATCGATCGACGACGAAGCCGCTGCCCACCGAGATCTAGTAGAAGCCATCGTCGCGGGTGATGCCGACGCTGCCAGCGCGGCAACGCGCAGGAACATGGACGGGCTCGACTGACCCTCTCTATCGTTGTCAGGCATGACGTCCACATCGCTCCCTCCACGGGGTCTCCGGATCGGTCTGTCCGCCATCGCGTGGCTAAACCTGCTCTCTGCGCTCGTAGGAATGGCGGGCCTGACGATCGGCGGCGGGATGGGCCTGCCTCCTGAGTGGATCGAGGGAACCGTCTTCCCTTCATATTTCTGGCCCGGAATCCTCCTCGGCGTTGTCGTCGGAGGCATCCAGGCCGCCGCGCTCTTCGCTCAGCACAACAGGTTCCGTCTGACGTGGGGCCTGCACGCGGCCGCCGGCCTGACCATGATGATCTGGATCTTCGTCGAGATCGCCATCGTTCTCGCCTGGTCGCCGCTGCAGGGCATCTTCTTCACCACCGGACTAGTCCAGACGATCCTCGCCGTTCTCGCACTCGGCGCCTGGCCTCACCCCTTCCTTCAACGAGTCGAGTAATGACGGAACCTGTTCTCGAACAACAGAATCACGACGGCCGGGCCCACCTCACCTTCTCGAAAAAGCCCTTGACTCGAAAGTATGTTCGAGTATGATGGGAGGTGAAACGGGGGGTTCTCATGACGATCAACATCACCGACGATACCGTCACCGACGTGGTCAACAACTCCGCCGTGGGTGTGCGCGGACGATTGTGGCGGCTTCACCCCAGCGACGTCCGCGAGATCGCCATCACCGCGTCAGCGGAAATCCTTCGCCTGGAAGCCATTCGAGTGGCCGCTGTCGACACCCTGACGTTGAACCCGGACGAACAAGTACTCTGCTACCGCGGCACCGGACAATGGCTCGCGAACCACACCATGCTGCAGATCTCCACCGGCAGAAGAATCGCAGCCCTGGGCAAAGCGCTACGGTCGTTTCCCGAGATCGAAGACCAATTCGATGCCGGTGACCTCACTTTCGAGCACGCAGCACTGATCGTGGCGTTCTGCGAATCCCCACCCAAGGCAATGCCCGACGCCGCACTACCGTACTGCCGCGACACACTCCTCGCCGCAGCATCCGGAACCGAAGCAACCACCGTCAAACTGCGCTACGCCATCAGCGTCCTCGAGCACATGTTCGAATCCGACGACCCACCACCAAGCGAAGACACCGACCGCAACGAACTGCGCATCTCCCCCACCCTCAACGGAAGAGTCGCCGTCCGAGGCGATTTCGACGGAGTGACCGGCGAAATGCTTCTCTCCGCCCTCTCCAACCTCTCCATGCCCACCCCCGCCGAAGACGGCACACCCGACAAACGACCCGCCGCCACACGCAACGCAGACGCCATGGCAGAACTCATCCGGCGCTACCTCGACAACGCTGCCACCGGCATCGACGGCGGCCAACGCCCACACCTGAACGTGCACATCAACGCCAAAGACCTGGCCTACCACCGTGAATGCGCCACAACGGGCGATGGCTCAACACCTGTCCCGTCCGAGGACGACGATCCCGGCATGCTCGATCTCGACTTTCACGATCTCGACAAACAAGATCTCGATGTCGGCCACATGCCCTGGATGGGACCACTGAGCATCGGCCGCACCCGCATGATCGCCTGCGACTGCATGCTCTCCAGCGTCCTCCTCGACGAAAACGGTGCCCCACTCGACGTCACCCCACTCAAAAGGCTTGTCACCGCAGCACAACGAACCGCACTGATCGCCCGCGACAAAGGATGCGCCTTCCCCGGCTGCGACTGCGTCCCCGCCTGGACCGACGCCCACCACATCAAACACTGGGCCAAAGGAGGACCAACCGTCATGGACAACCTGGTCCTGCTCTGCCGAACCCACCACACCCTGATGCACCGAAAACCCGGATTCACCGGCAAATGGGAAATCCGAATGGGCACCGATCACCTGCCCTGGTTCATCCCACCACCGGGCATCGACCCCGACCGGAAACCCCGCCGCTCCACCACACGACTCTGAACCCGGAGGTCACCGAGCACACGCCTCGGTGACCCATTCCGGCGTGCTTCGATAGCCGGAAAGGGCGGCACGGTGTCCCCTATTGCTAGTGTTGAGGACGTGTTTGCACAGGGACCCAACGCGCTGACGGTAGAAGGCCAGTCGACGCTTCAACACATAGATTTCACTGTTTTGGATTCTTTTCGATTTCCCGACCGGCAGGGCTTCCCCGATTCATATCGCGCATTCATCAGGCACGCAGGTTGGGCGCGGACCTTCGGACTCTGGCTCATCTATCCGCCCGTCCTTCCCGGATTTGCGGACGGCTGGCAAGGGCGCGCCCGCAACCTCACCGCCCATCTTCATTCGGTCTACAGAGAAGGACGGGATGACGAGTTCGATTGGATGATCGAACCCGACGGCGATTGGTCACTCCCTGACTCGCTGCAGGTTTTCGGATGGAGCGAAAACGGTGACGCTCTGCTGTGGGACACAGCATCCCGCGGCGCTGACGGAGAGTTTCCGGTTTGGGAATCGCGCTCGTTCAACTCCCTCCACCGCCTCGGCGGGAGCCTCTACGAAGTACTACCGTCCATTCGCACCCGGGCTCTGGGCCTGTTCGGACCTCGCGACCACGACATCGAACCCCTCTCACCGATCCCGCTCTGATGCGCGATCCGAACTACCGATACGCCGCGGACACAGCCACTAATACGAAACCTACG encodes:
- the aztD gene encoding zinc metallochaperone AztD, translated to MHLNTRMSRRLTLATSVGLSLALVTGCSSDNKDSAQSETTTTTSAAPTEQASATPRLAVSYDGGVLVLDATSLDVVGETEIDGFTRLNPAGDGRHVMISAGEAFKVLDTGTWSSAHGDHSHYYTADPAMSEVEFAANEPGHVVRHAGKTVLFNDGSGLVEIFDPAQLAKRQPRVETYTTPEPHHGVAVALADGSLLTTIGNSESRNGIAILDADRKEILRNEQCPGVHGEAVAAGEAIVLGCQDGLLVYKNGAITKVQSPDAYGRIGNQAGSEESDIVLGDYKTDKDAELERPQRVSLTNTTTSELKLVDLGTSYTFRSLGRGPHGEALVLGTDGAIHVIDPNTGVVTKKIAVIDAWTEPTKWQEPRPALFVEDHTAYVTDPASKKLIAVDLEDGSILTETTLDHAPNELTGVTG
- a CDS encoding GNAT family N-acetyltransferase codes for the protein MDALSQSERENSLETDRLLLRPFRVPDAVVLRELWGERDPRVPPHRRIDSDGRPSIGDIEDQIRSRSHQPGLLAVERKGSHDVIGYCGLIETEHGPDGEPELAFEFLRRAWCQGYATEASWAVIQWAQASGYRRLWATVRDWNGASRRVLEKLVFVATDHAEPHEIHGDLLFTTKAL
- a CDS encoding VOC family protein, translating into MSIKTTTHLNFRGDAREALEFYQSVFGGQVTIATYGDFGMPKEVPGAENVVFGQVETEDGFCVMAYDIPGQSGGSAGNAGSTHRENGTTITDQPFFVSVRGETLEEVQNYWAKLSAGASIIEGLAAAAWSPGFGMLTDAFGVTWILDVAAGENPA
- a CDS encoding helix-turn-helix transcriptional regulator; translation: MATTTRLLNLLSLLQTRRDWPGALLAERLDISHRTVRRDIDRLREMGYRIAATMGPDGGYRLDAGSELPPLLFDDDQVIALAVALQAATLTGVGIEEDAVRALTTVRQVMPSRLRHRLDALTFTTISAGSGDADSVSPEVLVAISAAVRAREVFRFDYSNDHSTDNSEITPPRRVEPHHLVTSKRRWYLVAWDLARDDWRIFRADRITPRTPNGPRFTPKEIPGGDVSEYVSARFKGSEHINNWPCHGKVVLHRPASYVLPFVGDGIVEDLGPEQCSLEAGSWSWTALAASFNRFDTDIDVVGPPELTHAFAQLAARNAATAES
- a CDS encoding MFS transporter gives rise to the protein MKKGQVAFLTGTHVVNDLYQGAVPALLPFMMLERGYSYSAVAGITLAATGLSSVVQPAFGMLVDRKSRNWLVPTGFVTAAAGIVVAAMSTTYIVTWLAIAVAGIGIAAYHPPATNLARAAGGHSQKAMSVFSVGGTLGASLAPPFVTLVVGSLGLSGGYLLAVPAVVAAIWWMVAQSRSANTGAAESAQSLSAQLAANGPVSDDWRSFTRLVLVTVCWSIPYVTTLSLVSPFVLNALNGSSSSAAIVLSSFTLAGAAGTLLGGVLADRRGRRASIRLGYLLAVPSLALLAAAPNVAVAELGIVCLGFAMFLPFAPQVTLAQDYLPNRPGTASGVTLGLAMSVGGIASPLFGYLADHFGPRMAIGATTAVLFVGAVIAFTLRDRRLDPEDETERELDVIALR
- a CDS encoding FadR/GntR family transcriptional regulator, with the protein product MAVRQIKQQSLVQKAADELARLIGDGEWPVGTKIPNEQDLSTLLGVGRSTGREAVRALIASGQLYSHQGSGTYVMSSTPVTELERELKRSDRREVYEVRRLLEVEAGRLAAMRRTSADVDLLQAALEARENASTPTEFVDADMELHRAVVNAAHNSVLSMVFDSFIETLCNSALDVITDVAARDPESIDDEAAAHRDLVEAIVAGDADAASAATRRNMDGLD
- a CDS encoding HNH endonuclease signature motif containing protein is translated as MTINITDDTVTDVVNNSAVGVRGRLWRLHPSDVREIAITASAEILRLEAIRVAAVDTLTLNPDEQVLCYRGTGQWLANHTMLQISTGRRIAALGKALRSFPEIEDQFDAGDLTFEHAALIVAFCESPPKAMPDAALPYCRDTLLAAASGTEATTVKLRYAISVLEHMFESDDPPPSEDTDRNELRISPTLNGRVAVRGDFDGVTGEMLLSALSNLSMPTPAEDGTPDKRPAATRNADAMAELIRRYLDNAATGIDGGQRPHLNVHINAKDLAYHRECATTGDGSTPVPSEDDDPGMLDLDFHDLDKQDLDVGHMPWMGPLSIGRTRMIACDCMLSSVLLDENGAPLDVTPLKRLVTAAQRTALIARDKGCAFPGCDCVPAWTDAHHIKHWAKGGPTVMDNLVLLCRTHHTLMHRKPGFTGKWEIRMGTDHLPWFIPPPGIDPDRKPRRSTTRL
- a CDS encoding SMI1/KNR4 family protein, with amino-acid sequence MFAQGPNALTVEGQSTLQHIDFTVLDSFRFPDRQGFPDSYRAFIRHAGWARTFGLWLIYPPVLPGFADGWQGRARNLTAHLHSVYREGRDDEFDWMIEPDGDWSLPDSLQVFGWSENGDALLWDTASRGADGEFPVWESRSFNSLHRLGGSLYEVLPSIRTRALGLFGPRDHDIEPLSPIPL